In the genome of Priestia aryabhattai, the window CGAAAGGATTTTAGTCCTAACATTGAACGAACTCGCTTTTTAATAAAACGATGATCTTGTTCCACGATGTTATTTAGATATTTGACTTGCCTTATTTGGATGCCTACAGGCATCTTTTTTTCTTTCTTTAACTCTTCAATGGCTATAGGATAGGCTGGGTTCTTGTCTACTGTGATCACACGGGGCTTGGAAACATGAAAAGATCGCAAAGCTTTCTTGAAGAAGCGCTTTGCAGCCCTATGATCTCTTGTTTTACTTAGGTAAAAATCAATTGTATTTCCTTCTGAATCAACGGCACGATACAAATACATCCATTGTCCTTTTACTTTTATATAGGTCTCATCCACTCGCCAAGAATCATTAATTGTCTTAAGGTGACGCCGTACTCGCTCATCTAATTCAGGGCCATATTGATGAACCCAGCGCATAATTGTTGTATGAGCAATGGAAAGTCCTCGTTCTTCCATCATTTCAACCAAATCACGAAAGCTGAGGTTATACCGTAGGTACCATCTTACATTTAACATAATGATATCAGGTTGATAGTGTTTCCACTTAAATGAATTTTGCTTTTCCATACCGATCACTTCCTTTTTAGAGTACTAGTATCAGTATGTTCAAGATTTAGTGATTCATTGCAAGTGTTTTGAAGTTTTTGCACCAGAACCTTTTATTTAAGATGATGTTAAGTGCATCCGATGTGATTTTATAATTTTGACCAACCATGATTTCCATTGTTATCTCTCCCTCAACAGCCTTTTTCTTGGCTTTAGCGATTTAATTAGTTCTTTTCTAAATGAGCTACCGCAATAATATTTTTTCACAGCATACAATTTGAATATTTTACATTAATAGACTAATAAGACAATCTTTTAGTTTTTTTTGCAAATATTCCATATATTCGTATATAATGTAATATTTAGTACATAGCACAAGGAGTAACATAATGAATAGACGAACTAAGAATAAACGATCATTTGGATGTCTTGTAAGTTTCATAGTTTTATATATTATAGTAGGTTTAATATACATTACAATCACCAACTTATAACAAAGGGTTTGTCGAAACCTTTTGTCTTCTAACAGTCTCTTGTATTGAAATTTTTTCCTCATAATTATTATCAAAAGGTTCCCTTCCCCTCCCTTAATCGCTTATTTTTCTTCTTCAACTTAGATATTTCACCTTTTAAGTACGATATTTCTTTATTCGAATCTCCTAATGGTTTCTTTACAGATATATTTAATGACTCGAACAACGGCTTTAACTTTGGAACACTAAATGTTTGTTGATGGTCAAATACTTTTTGAAACTCAGCCTGTGCTTCCTTGTACTTCACGGTTATCCTCCAATTAAAAGGAGTCAAATTCATCATCTTTTGAAACCTTTTCCAATTTTAACCGTAGTTATTAGAAAAGGGGGTCTAGAATATGAAAGAATATCGTTTTGAAAAAATTGAACTAAAATCCTTCTCGCGTGATCCTAAAGAGGATTATCACGAGATTATTCATGAGGCTGCAAAGGATGGATGGGAATTAGTTCAAATATTCGCTCCTGGCACTGCTTCGTATGGTACTGCCGCATATTTTGAAATCATTTTTTCTAGAGAAATCGATTAAATTGATGGGAAGGGACTAATTGAATCTATCCCTTCCTTCTTTATTTAAGCAGCACCATTTTCCGCACTATCGTCAGACTCTTCAATCTTTTCTTCTGACACTCCTTCAGAGGCTGAAAGGTCTAAACTCTTCTTTTCCTTTCTTTTTATAGATGTAAAAATAGTATATTACTAATCCAAACCTATATGGTAGGGAAAACACTTGAATGAGCAGTTAAAAGGATCTTTTAAACCGAAGATCTTTTTCAGTGCCGATAATACCTGTTATGTTAACTAAGAATGTATATCTTATACAACTTATTAAATGTAATTTATGTTGGGTTATAATAAAGCTACCAATTATATAAAAGTGAGGACTTATAATGATAAATGAACCTTATGGACAGCATTGGAAGGGTA includes:
- a CDS encoding DUF4177 domain-containing protein yields the protein MKEYRFEKIELKSFSRDPKEDYHEIIHEAAKDGWELVQIFAPGTASYGTAAYFEIIFSREID
- a CDS encoding IS6 family transposase — its product is MEKQNSFKWKHYQPDIIMLNVRWYLRYNLSFRDLVEMMEERGLSIAHTTIMRWVHQYGPELDERVRRHLKTINDSWRVDETYIKVKGQWMYLYRAVDSEGNTIDFYLSKTRDHRAAKRFFKKALRSFHVSKPRVITVDKNPAYPIAIEELKKEKKMPVGIQIRQVKYLNNIVEQDHRFIKKRVRSMLGLKSFRTATSIISGIEAMHMIKKGQLVLQDKSVRNQMKFIYQLFGMVA